A single region of the Streptomyces vilmorinianum genome encodes:
- a CDS encoding aspartate kinase, with protein MAAHDRGPAGDVVVQKYGGSSLATDDHVRHVARRIAAAVREGRRVVTVVSAQGDTTDDLIRQATAFHARPPARELDQLLSTGETASSALLAMALQDMGVAATALAGGPGGVLATGPHGSGVIVAVDTDRMVRLLDAGQTVILAGFQGLTADGDTITLGRGGSDTTAVAVAAELGARVCEIYTDVDGILTADPRVVPGARLMPTVDIDVMAEMAFAGARVMHARAVELAALYGVDIHVGHAAGSAIGTRITNGDGVDMLEAKAAVTAVVHDPEVARVTLNTTDSGEDPATAAFRLLAGQAIPTDMTSVSQGADGGLAIALTVHRSHSAAVVRSFGELALSPRDQVAVDDRVAKVSIIGKGLLSRPEYAARMLSSLTGSGIAAGSLSASQLRVSVTVPGHEAARAVSLLHSEFDLGTENGHEPLSFARQT; from the coding sequence ATGGCGGCACACGACCGTGGGCCTGCCGGGGACGTCGTCGTACAGAAGTACGGGGGCAGCTCGCTGGCCACGGACGACCACGTCCGGCATGTCGCCCGGCGTATCGCCGCGGCGGTACGGGAAGGCCGGCGGGTGGTCACGGTGGTGTCCGCGCAAGGAGACACCACCGACGACCTGATCCGGCAGGCCACGGCCTTCCACGCCCGGCCGCCGGCCCGGGAGCTCGACCAGCTCCTCTCCACCGGCGAGACGGCCTCCTCCGCCCTGCTGGCCATGGCCCTGCAGGACATGGGGGTCGCCGCCACCGCGCTGGCCGGCGGGCCGGGCGGGGTCCTCGCGACCGGTCCGCACGGCTCGGGCGTCATCGTCGCGGTCGACACCGACCGCATGGTGCGACTCCTTGACGCCGGGCAGACGGTGATCCTCGCCGGGTTCCAGGGGCTCACCGCCGACGGCGACACGATCACCCTGGGGCGGGGCGGTTCGGACACCACCGCCGTGGCCGTCGCCGCCGAACTCGGCGCCCGGGTCTGCGAGATCTACACGGACGTCGACGGGATCCTCACCGCGGACCCCCGGGTGGTGCCGGGCGCGCGGCTGATGCCCACCGTCGACATCGACGTCATGGCGGAGATGGCCTTCGCCGGAGCACGTGTCATGCACGCCCGGGCGGTGGAACTCGCCGCGCTGTACGGGGTCGACATCCACGTGGGCCATGCGGCCGGCTCGGCGATCGGTACGCGTATCACCAACGGAGACGGAGTGGACATGCTCGAGGCCAAGGCCGCCGTGACAGCGGTCGTCCATGACCCTGAAGTGGCCCGGGTCACCCTGAACACCACCGATTCCGGCGAGGACCCCGCGACCGCGGCGTTCCGCCTCCTTGCCGGCCAGGCGATTCCCACCGACATGACCAGCGTCTCGCAGGGAGCCGACGGCGGGCTCGCCATCGCGCTGACCGTCCACCGCTCCCACTCGGCCGCCGTGGTCAGGTCGTTCGGCGAACTGGCGCTGTCCCCCAGGGACCAGGTCGCCGTCGACGACCGCGTCGCCAAGGTCTCGATCATCGGCAAGGGGCTGCTGAGCCGCCCCGAGTACGCCGCCCGGATGCTCTCCTCCCTGACCGGGTCGGGCATCGCGGCCGGATCGCTCTCCGCCTCGCAGCTACGGGTGTCGGTCACCGTGCCGGGCCATGAGGCGGCCCGCGCGGTGAGCCTGCTGCACAGCGAATTCGACCTCGGTACGGAGAACGGCCACGAACCTCTCTCCTTCGCACGCCAGACCTGA
- a CDS encoding 2-amino-3,7-dideoxy-D-threo-hept-6-ulosonate synthase: MLANTSFARRLRLQRLHRHDPERLLVVPLDHSITDGPLTGGNRLNALVGELASHHVDAVVLHKGAVRYVDPEWFTRTSLIVHLSASTVHAPDPNAKYLVASVEESLRLGADAVSVHVNLGSLEEAAQIADMATVAEACDRWNVPLMAMMYPRGPKIDNPRDPALIAHAVQLAADLGADVVKTLYTGSVDEMAAITAAAPVPVVVVGGPRNDDEASVLAYVDEALRGGAAGVAMGRNVFQAQDPGAMADKLSDLIHDRSRGPLLTGAVPAKGAA; encoded by the coding sequence ATGCTCGCCAACACCTCGTTCGCCAGGAGGCTCCGTCTCCAGCGGCTCCACCGCCACGACCCGGAGCGACTGCTCGTCGTCCCCCTCGACCACTCGATCACCGACGGCCCCCTGACCGGCGGAAACCGGCTCAACGCCCTGGTCGGCGAGCTCGCCTCGCACCACGTGGACGCCGTGGTGCTGCACAAGGGCGCCGTACGGTACGTCGACCCGGAGTGGTTCACCCGTACCTCGCTGATCGTCCATCTCAGCGCCAGCACGGTCCACGCGCCCGACCCGAACGCCAAGTACCTCGTCGCGAGCGTCGAGGAGAGCCTGCGGCTCGGCGCCGACGCGGTCAGCGTGCACGTCAATCTCGGCTCGCTGGAGGAGGCCGCCCAGATCGCCGACATGGCGACGGTGGCGGAGGCCTGCGACCGCTGGAACGTGCCGCTGATGGCCATGATGTACCCCCGCGGCCCGAAGATCGACAACCCTCGGGACCCCGCCCTGATCGCCCACGCCGTGCAACTGGCGGCCGATCTCGGGGCCGATGTCGTCAAGACGCTCTACACCGGGTCGGTGGACGAGATGGCGGCGATCACCGCCGCCGCGCCCGTTCCGGTGGTCGTGGTCGGCGGTCCGCGCAACGACGACGAGGCGTCCGTCCTCGCGTACGTCGACGAGGCACTGCGCGGGGGCGCCGCGGGCGTCGCCATGGGGCGCAACGTCTTCCAGGCCCAGGACCCGGGCGCCATGGCGGACAAGCTCTCCGACCTGATTCACGACCGCTCCCGCGGCCCGCTGCTCACCGGGGCGGTACCGGCCAAAGGAGCGGCGTGA
- the griH gene encoding 3-amino-4-hydroxybenzoic acid synthase, translated as MKLSWLDIRSLGEAKAAIVQEALHYRLDGVVADTVEDLSDLPPTITKVLFPQGKQLPESFGDATVVIVEPERHGVTPAELALRHPEVEFGRFVEIIDAPTLEDACESARTEQWSLLLFRDPTKIPLEIVIAAAARSNGSLVTIAQDVEEAEIIFGVLEHGSDGVMMAPKTVGDAADLKKSAQSEIPNLDLVELRVVETSHIGMGERACVDTCTHFREDEGILVGSHSKGMILCVSETHPLPYMPTRPFRVNAGAIHSYTIGKDERTNYLSELKAGSKVTAVDIKGNTRLVTVGRVKIESRPLISIDAEAPNGQRVNLILQDDWHVRVLGPGGTVLNSTELKPGDVVLGYLPSEDRHVGYPINEFCLEK; from the coding sequence ATGAAGCTCAGCTGGCTCGACATCCGCTCGCTCGGCGAGGCGAAGGCCGCCATCGTTCAGGAGGCGCTGCACTACCGTCTCGACGGCGTCGTCGCCGACACCGTCGAGGACTTGAGCGACCTGCCGCCGACCATCACCAAGGTCCTCTTCCCGCAGGGCAAGCAGCTGCCGGAGTCCTTCGGCGACGCCACGGTCGTCATCGTCGAGCCCGAGCGGCACGGCGTGACGCCGGCCGAACTGGCGCTGCGCCACCCCGAGGTGGAGTTCGGCCGCTTCGTCGAGATCATCGACGCGCCGACGCTGGAGGACGCCTGCGAGTCCGCCCGCACCGAGCAGTGGAGCCTGCTGCTCTTCCGCGACCCGACCAAGATCCCGCTGGAGATCGTGATCGCCGCGGCCGCCCGTTCGAACGGCTCGCTGGTCACCATCGCCCAGGACGTCGAAGAGGCGGAGATCATCTTCGGTGTGCTCGAGCACGGTTCGGACGGCGTGATGATGGCGCCGAAGACCGTCGGCGACGCGGCGGACCTGAAGAAGTCCGCCCAGTCGGAGATCCCCAACCTCGACCTGGTCGAGCTGCGGGTCGTCGAGACCTCGCACATCGGCATGGGCGAGCGGGCCTGCGTGGACACCTGCACCCACTTCCGCGAGGACGAGGGCATCCTGGTCGGTTCGCACTCCAAGGGCATGATCCTGTGCGTCAGCGAGACCCACCCGCTGCCGTACATGCCGACCCGGCCGTTCCGCGTCAACGCGGGTGCCATCCACTCGTACACGATCGGCAAGGACGAGCGGACCAACTACCTCAGCGAGCTCAAGGCGGGCAGCAAGGTCACCGCCGTCGACATCAAGGGCAACACGCGCCTGGTGACGGTCGGCCGGGTGAAGATCGAGTCCCGTCCGCTGATCTCGATCGACGCCGAGGCGCCGAACGGCCAGCGGGTGAACCTGATCCTGCAGGACGACTGGCACGTGCGGGTGCTCGGCCCGGGCGGCACGGTCCTCAACAGCACGGAGCTGAAGCCGGGCGACGTGGTGCTGGGCTACCTGCCGAGCGAGGACCGCCACGTCGGCTACCCGATCAACGAGTTCTGCCTGGAGAAGTAG
- a CDS encoding TetR/AcrR family transcriptional regulator, whose protein sequence is MSTARSPRVQALLTAAVEVIAEEGLRGLTHRAVDGRASVPAGSTSYYFRTRQALLAGVIAFIAEQEVADIEAATVSEELAEAPPVRRIADSFAGVLAHWLGPRRDRTRARLEIVLLTARHPEGELGTELLRARESFVGRARMLAAALGSPDPEEGGRIVVAFAEGLTYDGVTRPGPDTTDRAALRQMLERVLRTLSE, encoded by the coding sequence GTGAGCACCGCCAGGAGTCCCCGCGTACAGGCGCTGCTCACCGCGGCCGTGGAGGTCATCGCCGAGGAGGGCCTGCGCGGGCTCACCCACCGGGCGGTCGACGGGCGGGCGTCGGTGCCGGCCGGGTCGACCAGCTACTACTTCCGTACCCGGCAGGCCCTGCTCGCCGGCGTGATCGCGTTCATCGCCGAACAGGAAGTGGCGGACATCGAAGCGGCCACCGTCTCCGAGGAGTTGGCCGAGGCGCCGCCGGTACGCCGGATCGCCGACAGCTTCGCGGGCGTCCTGGCCCACTGGCTCGGCCCCCGGCGCGACCGCACCCGCGCCCGCCTGGAGATCGTCCTGCTGACCGCACGCCACCCGGAAGGGGAGCTGGGCACCGAACTGCTCCGCGCGCGGGAGAGCTTCGTCGGCCGGGCGCGGATGCTGGCGGCGGCGCTCGGCAGCCCGGATCCGGAGGAAGGCGGGCGGATCGTGGTCGCCTTCGCCGAGGGCCTCACGTACGACGGGGTGACACGGCCCGGCCCGGACACCACCGACCGGGCGGCCCTGCGGCAGATGCTGGAGCGGGTCCTTCGCACCCTGTCCGAGTGA
- a CDS encoding MFS transporter yields the protein MSPLGAATPVVALCWLAVFFDGLDVTVYGAVMPYMLDDPRFGLEPGMAGTIGSWTTFGMLIGALGAGNTTDWLGRRNVLVACVLVFSAGSGVCALATGPGSFAAGRLLAGLGLGGLMPTCLAMVAEFAPPRRLGLATGILMTAYHAGGMAATGLGLALAPQAGWRWVFAVGVLPAAIAAPLLLRALPESPSVLFARGDAARARAVAARYELPAPAPGEAPIGGAAERLRAARALLAPGSRLTTPLLWAASFCGLMLVYGVSTWLPQMMRSAGYGLSSSVSLLMVANAGGVVGMLIAGRVADRFGAGRVAGLWFALTAGALLLLSARLPLSVTYVVVALTGVWLFSASTMVYALAGRIYPTALRAPGIGWVTGIGRLGAVVSPWLGGVLVVRGSQGWGFAVFALAGAAGCVTVLLAAYGSRRTSRS from the coding sequence TTGTCGCCGCTGGGCGCGGCGACGCCCGTCGTCGCCCTGTGCTGGCTCGCCGTCTTCTTCGACGGCCTCGACGTCACGGTGTACGGCGCCGTCATGCCGTACATGCTCGACGACCCCCGCTTCGGCCTCGAACCGGGCATGGCGGGCACGATCGGCAGCTGGACCACGTTCGGCATGCTCATCGGCGCCCTCGGTGCCGGCAACACCACGGACTGGCTGGGCCGGCGCAACGTCCTGGTCGCGTGCGTCCTCGTCTTCTCGGCCGGCTCCGGGGTCTGCGCCCTGGCCACCGGCCCGGGGTCCTTCGCCGCGGGCCGGCTGCTCGCGGGTCTGGGGCTCGGCGGACTGATGCCCACCTGCCTGGCGATGGTCGCCGAGTTCGCGCCGCCCCGGCGCCTGGGGCTCGCCACCGGGATCCTGATGACCGCCTATCACGCGGGGGGCATGGCCGCGACGGGCCTCGGCCTCGCCCTCGCTCCGCAGGCGGGCTGGCGCTGGGTTTTCGCGGTCGGCGTCCTGCCCGCCGCGATCGCCGCCCCGCTGCTGCTCCGTGCGCTGCCGGAGTCCCCGTCCGTGCTGTTCGCCCGGGGCGACGCGGCACGGGCGCGGGCCGTGGCGGCGCGGTACGAGCTGCCGGCCCCGGCGCCCGGCGAGGCGCCGATCGGCGGGGCGGCCGAACGCCTGCGGGCCGCCCGTGCGCTGCTCGCGCCGGGCAGCCGGCTGACCACTCCGCTGCTGTGGGCGGCGTCCTTCTGCGGGCTGATGCTCGTGTACGGGGTGAGCACCTGGCTTCCGCAGATGATGCGCTCGGCCGGCTACGGCCTGAGCTCGTCGGTGAGCCTGCTCATGGTCGCCAACGCGGGCGGTGTGGTGGGGATGCTGATCGCGGGCCGGGTCGCCGACCGCTTCGGCGCGGGCCGGGTCGCGGGCCTCTGGTTCGCGCTCACGGCGGGGGCTCTGCTGCTGCTCTCGGCCCGGCTGCCGCTTTCGGTGACGTACGTGGTGGTCGCGCTCACCGGCGTCTGGCTGTTCAGCGCCTCCACCATGGTCTACGCCCTGGCCGGCCGGATCTACCCGACGGCCCTGCGCGCCCCCGGCATCGGCTGGGTCACCGGGATCGGCCGCCTGGGCGCGGTCGTCAGCCCCTGGCTGGGCGGCGTGCTCGTCGTCCGGGGAAGCCAGGGCTGGGGCTTCGCGGTCTTCGCTCTCGCGGGGGCGGCCGGCTGCGTGACGGTCCTGCTCGCCGCGTACGGATCTCGCCGCACGTCGCGGAGTTGA
- a CDS encoding aldehyde dehydrogenase family protein: protein MGTPTPTPAPAPITVDPYICGRTTASADRTRLPSVLGGDLADIGNAPRLLALAALNEIRTHADGRAPATEIFTEAARLFATATLEGETPQEYVLRVSHATGLTAAAMDQAVRDLVAEIGELPETTAAELPGTRFGEGFGTRWVPRGRVFAAVMASNHPVPNVSWVQALFHGYSVLVKPGSRDPFTPRRLIAALLAAGLEPAKVAFLPCAHAVGDFLLREADRGIIYGGARAVAQWQDRESVAVRGPGRTKALLDQDLDDSVVDHLALSASFDGGTRCTNLSAVLTTRPVGEVADRLAERLGRLPSLPATEDEATLLVVDRARAEQIREQVAALRAQLTDHSVGFDSGDPVVELDDGSFLPRPVVLSADRADHPAVGTELPFPFVIVAPWTDADGVAPLRESLVLNVLTDREELVDEAVREPSVRKVTRGTVLPWTAVPGIPHDDNYTQFLLEPKGMVAQR from the coding sequence ATGGGCACCCCCACCCCCACTCCGGCTCCGGCTCCGATCACGGTCGACCCGTACATCTGCGGGCGCACCACGGCCAGCGCCGACCGCACCCGGCTGCCCAGCGTCCTCGGCGGCGACCTCGCCGACATCGGCAACGCCCCCCGGCTGCTCGCCCTCGCGGCCCTCAACGAGATCCGTACGCACGCGGACGGCCGGGCGCCGGCGACGGAGATCTTCACCGAGGCGGCCCGGCTGTTCGCCACCGCCACCCTGGAGGGGGAGACCCCTCAGGAGTACGTGCTGCGGGTCTCCCACGCGACCGGGCTCACGGCGGCGGCCATGGACCAGGCGGTCAGGGACCTGGTCGCCGAGATCGGGGAGCTGCCCGAGACGACGGCCGCCGAGCTGCCCGGGACGCGGTTCGGTGAGGGCTTCGGCACCCGGTGGGTGCCGCGGGGCAGGGTGTTCGCCGCGGTGATGGCGAGCAACCACCCGGTGCCCAACGTCTCCTGGGTGCAGGCGCTGTTCCACGGCTACAGCGTGCTCGTGAAGCCGGGCAGCCGCGATCCGTTCACCCCGCGGCGGCTGATCGCGGCGCTCCTCGCGGCGGGCCTGGAACCGGCCAAGGTGGCGTTCCTGCCGTGCGCGCACGCCGTCGGCGACTTCCTGCTGCGGGAGGCCGACCGGGGGATCATCTACGGCGGGGCGCGGGCGGTGGCCCAGTGGCAGGACCGGGAGTCGGTGGCCGTGCGCGGGCCGGGCCGTACGAAGGCCCTTCTCGACCAGGACCTCGACGACTCGGTCGTCGACCACCTGGCGCTCTCCGCCTCCTTCGACGGGGGCACGCGCTGCACGAACCTGTCCGCGGTGCTGACCACGCGTCCGGTGGGCGAGGTCGCCGACCGGCTGGCCGAGCGGCTGGGCCGGCTGCCCTCCCTGCCGGCCACCGAGGACGAGGCGACGCTGCTGGTCGTGGACCGTGCGCGCGCCGAGCAGATCCGGGAGCAGGTCGCCGCCCTGCGCGCCCAACTGACCGATCACAGCGTCGGGTTCGACTCCGGGGACCCGGTCGTCGAACTCGACGACGGCTCGTTCCTGCCGCGGCCCGTCGTGCTGTCGGCCGACCGCGCCGACCATCCGGCGGTCGGCACCGAGCTGCCCTTCCCGTTCGTGATCGTCGCTCCCTGGACCGACGCGGACGGCGTCGCGCCGCTGCGCGAGTCCCTCGTCCTCAACGTCCTCACCGATCGCGAAGAGCTGGTCGACGAGGCGGTCCGTGAGCCGAGCGTGCGCAAGGTGACGCGCGGGACGGTGCTGCCGTGGACGGCCGTGCCGGGCATTCCCCACGACGACAACTACACGCAGTTCCTGCTGGAGCCCAAGGGCATGGTGGCCCAGCGGTGA
- a CDS encoding phenazine biosynthesis protein: MTPHSDTEFDAHIRKLMAWHFGEDTGSPFWLGKKGRLGFDPLTDITGLADLARFPDVSEELRTVPAQRLIPRGLAGRPFRVYDSGGTTGAPKRIVDSGYRSTLLEWARERLIASGVPGDGNWLHLGPSGPHVIGFDVSRYAALGGGVFYTVDLDPRWVKHLLGAGRTDEADDYVQHLLDQAETILESQDIAVLNTTPPLLEAICARPKLHARIRDGVRAIIWAGTSISAESLRQLDEVFFPGQAVVGIYGNSLMGVAPQRPAAPGDPYPCVFEPYPVTTRLELVDDEGALVPYGERGRVRLHLVAEEMFLPNILERDSAVRLAPGPGSVVDGLADVQTYTALDGVRIIEGVY; the protein is encoded by the coding sequence ATGACACCTCATTCCGACACCGAATTCGACGCGCACATACGGAAGCTGATGGCCTGGCACTTCGGTGAGGACACCGGCTCCCCGTTCTGGCTCGGCAAGAAGGGCCGACTGGGCTTCGATCCGCTCACCGACATCACGGGCCTGGCGGATCTGGCCCGCTTCCCCGACGTCAGCGAGGAACTGCGCACCGTCCCGGCCCAGCGGCTCATCCCGCGCGGGCTTGCCGGCCGGCCGTTCCGCGTCTACGACTCGGGCGGTACGACGGGCGCCCCCAAGCGCATCGTCGACAGTGGCTACCGCTCCACGCTCCTGGAGTGGGCCAGGGAGCGGCTCATCGCGTCCGGAGTCCCGGGCGACGGCAACTGGCTGCACCTCGGCCCCAGCGGCCCGCACGTCATCGGCTTCGACGTCTCGCGCTACGCGGCGCTCGGCGGCGGGGTCTTCTACACCGTCGACCTCGACCCCCGCTGGGTCAAGCACCTGCTGGGCGCGGGGCGGACCGACGAGGCCGACGACTACGTACAGCACCTGCTGGACCAGGCCGAGACCATCCTGGAGTCGCAGGACATCGCGGTCCTCAACACGACCCCGCCGCTCCTGGAGGCCATCTGCGCCCGGCCGAAGCTGCACGCGCGGATCCGCGACGGCGTCCGGGCGATCATCTGGGCCGGTACCTCCATCAGCGCCGAGAGCCTGCGCCAGCTCGACGAGGTCTTCTTCCCCGGGCAGGCCGTCGTCGGCATCTACGGCAACAGCCTCATGGGCGTGGCCCCGCAGCGGCCCGCGGCGCCGGGTGACCCGTACCCCTGTGTCTTCGAGCCCTATCCGGTCACCACGCGCCTCGAACTCGTCGACGACGAGGGTGCGTTGGTGCCATACGGGGAGCGGGGGCGGGTGCGGCTGCATCTGGTCGCCGAGGAGATGTTCCTGCCGAACATCCTGGAGCGGGACAGCGCGGTACGCCTCGCGCCCGGTCCCGGCTCCGTCGTCGACGGGCTCGCCGACGTCCAGACGTACACCGCCCTCGACGGCGTGCGCATCATCGAGGGGGTCTACTGA
- a CDS encoding MFS transporter: MATDPAVSIPEAAPAARAGSGTARSAGLRYGALFGPAVFGVTAAGVALPDVAAALHATPSAAAWVLTAHALALGVGTALFGRLADSRGVRASLLIGSLVLAVGAVICLFAPNLGVLVAGRFVLAAGSGAMTSGALALTASSEPAARPKVLAGFGATMAVFSASATLAGGVFTQWVTWRITLVLPALSLLVVPLCLQAASVRPGSGRKLDLPGAALLTAAATSFLLLIQASALSLSTTVVVALAAALVVATAGLVWRVRTAAASFVPRPLVKDSMFLRAAVTGIGVYAGLFAAMYAVPQILVREHQWSVLAIGTWLLPGAVVGAVLSRLAGRLPAGTGGSRLLAAIAAATAGVLATSLAGAPAPALLIVGASLGFAAFAVTQVVTTALMSARVEPALRGGAMGLLNLTFFVGGGVGSATAGALAKSMSLSTALGIVAAFPLIACLAALTLTQRER; encoded by the coding sequence ATGGCCACCGACCCAGCCGTCTCGATCCCCGAGGCCGCTCCAGCCGCCCGGGCAGGCTCGGGCACCGCCCGCTCCGCCGGGCTGCGTTACGGGGCGCTGTTCGGACCCGCCGTGTTCGGTGTCACCGCGGCCGGTGTCGCGCTGCCCGACGTGGCGGCCGCCCTGCACGCCACCCCGTCCGCCGCGGCGTGGGTGCTGACCGCCCACGCCCTCGCGCTCGGGGTCGGCACCGCGCTGTTCGGCCGTCTCGCGGACTCCAGGGGCGTGCGCGCCTCCCTGCTGATCGGCTCGCTCGTCCTGGCCGTCGGCGCCGTGATCTGCCTCTTCGCCCCCAACCTCGGCGTCCTGGTCGCGGGCCGGTTCGTGCTCGCCGCCGGCTCCGGGGCCATGACCTCCGGCGCGCTGGCCCTCACGGCGTCGTCGGAGCCCGCCGCGCGGCCGAAGGTCCTGGCCGGGTTCGGCGCGACCATGGCGGTCTTCTCGGCCAGCGCGACCCTGGCCGGCGGTGTCTTCACCCAGTGGGTGACCTGGCGCATCACGCTCGTCCTGCCGGCGCTGTCGCTGCTCGTCGTTCCGCTCTGTCTGCAGGCGGCCTCCGTGCGGCCGGGTTCGGGCCGCAAGCTGGATCTGCCCGGTGCCGCGCTGCTGACGGCCGCGGCGACCTCGTTCCTGCTGCTCATCCAGGCCTCGGCGCTCAGCCTGTCCACCACCGTGGTGGTCGCGCTCGCCGCCGCCCTCGTGGTGGCCACGGCCGGACTGGTCTGGCGCGTCCGTACCGCCGCGGCCTCCTTCGTCCCGCGTCCGCTCGTGAAGGACAGCATGTTTCTGCGGGCCGCCGTCACCGGGATCGGTGTCTACGCGGGACTGTTCGCCGCCATGTACGCCGTCCCGCAGATCCTCGTGCGCGAACACCAGTGGAGCGTCCTCGCCATCGGTACGTGGCTGCTGCCGGGCGCGGTGGTCGGCGCGGTCCTGTCCCGCCTCGCGGGCCGGCTTCCGGCCGGGACCGGCGGCAGCAGGCTGCTGGCCGCCATCGCCGCCGCCACGGCGGGCGTCCTCGCGACGTCCCTGGCCGGGGCCCCGGCGCCCGCCCTGCTGATCGTCGGAGCCTCGCTCGGCTTCGCGGCCTTCGCCGTCACCCAGGTCGTCACGACGGCGCTGATGTCGGCGCGGGTCGAACCGGCCCTGCGCGGCGGTGCGATGGGGCTGCTCAACCTGACGTTCTTCGTCGGCGGCGGCGTGGGCAGCGCCACCGCGGGCGCCCTGGCCAAGTCGATGTCCCTGTCCACCGCGCTCGGCATCGTGGCGGCCTTCCCGCTGATCGCCTGCCTGGCGGCGCTCACCCTGACGCAGCGCGAGCGGTAG
- a CDS encoding FAD-binding oxidoreductase — translation MAENLRIPSGSGEQTFSVPGELAPSLTEEAIDRLVARLKGEVLLPGDAAYERELDGFNRIARHRPALIVAAVGAEDVRTAVEFAGRLDLPIGVQATGHGIAAPAEGGVLVSTRRMNTVAVDPIARIARVEAGAQWHQVIATAGYHGLAPLNGSSPLVGVVGYTLGGGLGPLGRLYGYAADHVTRIEIVTADGVPRVVSATQHSELFWALRGGKGNFGIVTALEFGLVPVGQLYGGGLYFPGELAPEVLRTWREWTREVPEAMTSSLALLRLPDVPVVPEFLRGRLAVHVRIAFAGSKENGERLVRPLRDVGPALVDSVREIPYTDVAEIHQDPTEPMPYHERNIVLRDLSPVAVEELLALAGPESECADLMVELRHLGGALSRAASVPNAVGNRDGAFTLSTLSPPGVADSVLHPMARWGTGGRYLNFLAGPDTADATPDCFDQPTYARLARVKAAYDPRNLFRLGHTVAPGR, via the coding sequence GTGGCAGAGAATCTGCGGATCCCCTCAGGCTCGGGCGAACAGACCTTCTCGGTCCCGGGCGAACTCGCTCCCTCACTCACCGAGGAGGCGATCGACCGGCTCGTGGCGCGGCTCAAGGGCGAGGTCCTGCTGCCCGGGGACGCGGCCTACGAGCGGGAGCTCGACGGGTTCAACCGGATCGCGCGGCACCGTCCCGCGCTGATCGTCGCGGCGGTCGGCGCCGAGGACGTACGTACGGCCGTGGAGTTCGCGGGCCGGCTGGATCTGCCCATCGGGGTCCAGGCCACCGGCCACGGCATCGCCGCGCCCGCCGAGGGCGGGGTGCTGGTCAGCACGCGGCGGATGAACACCGTGGCGGTGGATCCGATCGCGCGGATCGCCCGGGTGGAGGCCGGCGCGCAGTGGCACCAGGTCATCGCGACCGCCGGCTACCACGGGCTCGCTCCACTCAACGGCTCGTCCCCGCTGGTCGGTGTGGTTGGCTACACGCTCGGCGGCGGTCTGGGTCCGCTGGGCCGGCTGTACGGGTACGCCGCCGACCATGTCACCCGGATCGAGATCGTCACCGCCGACGGGGTGCCGCGCGTGGTCTCGGCCACCCAGCACAGCGAGCTGTTCTGGGCGCTGCGCGGCGGCAAGGGGAACTTCGGGATCGTCACCGCCCTGGAGTTCGGCCTGGTGCCGGTCGGGCAGTTGTACGGCGGCGGTCTGTACTTCCCCGGGGAGCTCGCCCCCGAGGTGCTGCGCACGTGGCGGGAGTGGACCCGCGAGGTGCCCGAGGCGATGACCTCCTCGCTCGCGCTGCTGCGGTTGCCCGACGTGCCGGTCGTGCCGGAGTTCCTCCGTGGCCGGCTCGCCGTACACGTCCGGATCGCGTTCGCCGGCTCGAAGGAGAACGGGGAGCGGCTGGTGCGTCCGCTGCGGGACGTCGGGCCGGCCCTCGTCGACTCCGTGCGGGAGATTCCGTACACCGATGTCGCGGAGATCCACCAGGATCCCACCGAGCCGATGCCGTACCACGAACGCAACATCGTGCTGCGCGATCTGAGCCCGGTGGCGGTCGAGGAGCTCCTCGCGCTGGCCGGGCCCGAGTCGGAGTGCGCGGACCTGATGGTGGAGCTGCGGCACCTCGGTGGGGCGCTGTCCCGTGCCGCGTCCGTTCCCAACGCGGTCGGGAACCGGGACGGGGCCTTCACCCTCTCCACGCTCTCGCCTCCCGGCGTGGCCGACAGCGTGCTGCACCCGATGGCGCGGTGGGGCACCGGCGGCAGGTACCTCAACTTCCTTGCCGGGCCGGACACGGCCGACGCCACGCCGGACTGCTTCGACCAGCCCACGTACGCGCGTCTCGCCCGGGTCAAGGCGGCCTACGACCCGCGGAACCTGTTCCGGCTCGGGCACACGGTCGCCCCGGGGCGGTAG